In Deltaproteobacteria bacterium, the genomic stretch GCGGGCACGCTCGACGCCGCCTGCCTCGACGCCCTGCTCGACGACTTCGGCCGACGTAGCTTTCGGCGACCGCTCGACGCCGACGAGCGGGCGACCTATCAGGCCCTCGCGGCGCAGGCCGACACCGCAGTCGAGGCCTATCGCAGCGTGATCTTCTCGCTGCTGCTCTCGCCGCAGTTTCTCTACCACGTCGAGGTCGACGGCGACGGCGACGACGCACTCTACACCCTCGATGGCTACGCGCTGGCCTCGCGGCTGTCGTTCCACTTCTGGCGCACGATGCCGGACGACGAGCTCTTCGCCGCCGCCGAAGATGGCTCGCTGCTCACCGACGAGGGCTATCTCGCCCAGCTCGAGCGCGTCTTCGACGACCCCCGCACCGCCGACGGTGTCGACCGCTTCTACGACGAGTGGCTGCGCCTGGGCGGCATCACGTCGTTCCCCGCGACCCCGGCATTCGCGACCTTCGCCGAGGATCTCGGGCTCGACGAGCCCGATGCCGATCACCTCGCCGCCGCGCAGGACGAAGTGCACGCGCTCGTGCGCCACTTCACCTTCGACGAGGACGGCGACCTCGCCGACCTGTGGCTCACCGATCTCTCGCTCACACGATCGCCGCACTTGGCCGCGATCTACGGCGTGCCGGCGTGGGACGGCGTGTCCGAGCCGCCGCGCATGCCCGCGGGTGAGCGCGCCGGGCTGCTCACGCGCACGGCACTGCTGCTCACCGGCGACGAGCAGACCCATCCGGTCCATCGCGGCGCGGCGATCCGTCGACGGATCCTCTGCGACGACCTGCCCGCCCCCGACCCGACCATGCTCCCGCCGGGCGCACTCGACCGCCCGCCGGTGACCGCCGATCAGACCACACGCGCGCGCTACGAGGCGAAGACGGCCGACGGCCAGTGCCAGGGCTGCCACACCGCGATCAACCCGGTCGGCTTCGTACTCGAGCGCTACGACGCGTTCGGCCGCTACCGCACGCAGGAGCGCGTCATCGACGAAGCCACCGGCGAGGTGCTCGCGACGCTGCCGATCGACGACGCCGCTGCGCCCGGACTCGCCGGCGACGAGGCGGTGATCGCCGGTGGCATCGCACTCTCCGAGCAGGTGGTCGCGAGCGGGCGCAGCGAGGCCTGCTTCGCGCAGCAGTACTTCCGCGCGGGCTTCGGCCGCGAGGACGGCAGCGACGACGCCTGCACCATCGACCGCGTCGAGGCAGCGCTGCGCGACGGCGGCTCGCTGCGCGCGGCCATGCACGAGCTCGCGCTCGACACCAGCTTCCGCACCCGGAGGGTCCAATGACCACGCCACGCACCGGCCGACGCATGTTCCTTCGCAGCGCCAGCGGCATGGCCCTGGGGTTGCCGTTCCTGCCGTCGCTGCTGCCCCGCAGTGCGCGCGGTGCCATCGACGGCCCGCCGCGACGCCTGATCGCCGTGATGTCGCAGAGTGGACAGATGGTCGGCGACTTCTGGCCGACGGCGTTGCCGGCCGGCTACCAGTCGCGCGACGCGATGTACGGCGGCGCGCGGGCCGACGGCACCACCGCGCTGCACACCGACATGCCCGGCAGCAACGCGAAGTGGGCCCCGCTCGCCGACTTCGCGGGTGCACCGATGTCGAACGTGCTCGGCACCGCGCTCGAGCCGTTCTTCCCCAAGCTGCTGCTGCTGCGCGGCCTCGACTACCTGCAGGGCACCAGCCACGGCAACGGAATGATGCTCGGCAACTACGCCAACTGTGCATCGGGTGCGGAGTTCGAGGCGCGCGGCCTGGGTGCGATGCCGACCATCGATCAGGTGCTGGCGTACTCCGATCGGTTCTACCCCACGGCCCCGCTCGAGCGCGCACTGGTGCTCGCCACCGGCAGCCCGGGATCGATCTCCGACACCGACTACGGTCAGCCCGGTGGGCCGATCGAGAACATCCCCGCCTACCTCGAGCCCCACGATGTCTGGGAGGATCTGTTCGGCAGCTTCATGGAGCCCGGAATGCCGACCGAGCATCCCAATCGCAGGCTCGTCAACGCGGTCTACGACGACTACGCGCGGCTACGTCAGCACAGCCGGCTCAGCGCCGACGATCGTGCCGCGCTCGATCGCCACATGAGCTTCCTCGACGACATCGAGCGCGAGCTCGCCAGCGGGCTGGGTGCCGGCTGCAGCAAGCCGGACGAACCACCCACCTACGGCGTGGGTTACCCGTGGCAGGAGGTCAGCAGCGTCGCCGACTTCGAGACCTGGGTCGGGCTGCTGGTCGACATCGCGTGCGCAGCGGTGCGCTGCGACCTGACGCGGCTGGTCACGTTCCAGGCGCAGATGGGCATCACCGACGCCTCGGGCACGAAGATGAACTCGTACCACGAGAGCGACGACGTCATCGGCGACTGGCACGACTTCGCCCACGACGCGGTCGACGATGCCGGCGACCACGCCAACATCAACAGCCTCAATCGTTGGGTCGTGGAGGCGGTGTTCGGCCGCTTCCTCGCGCAGCTCGACGTCGAGGAGGCCGAGGGACTGACCTTCCTCGACAACTCGGTGGTGTACTTCGGCAGCGAGCTCGCGATGGATCACTACGTCATCGGCATGCCGACGATCCTCGCCGGTGGCGCGGGCGGCAGCTTGAAGACCGGCTACTACGTCGACTACTCGCAGATGAGCCACGACTACGCCAACCCGATCCTCCCGTGGGGCGTGCTGATCCCCGGCGTGCCGCACAACCGGCTGCTGGTGACGCTGCTGCAGGCGATGGGGCTGCAACCCGCCGACTACGAGCGCGACGGTCGGCCGGGCTACGGCCACAGCGACATCTTCTACGGGCCCTACAACTGGCCCGCGGACGCGTACGTCGCGGCCGACCTCGGCAAGCCGTTGCCGGGCATCTTCGGCTGACGCCGGACGCGTCGCCACGCCCGCGGCAACGTGCCCGACGCGCTACGTGCCCGGGCACATCGCGCTGGGTTCGGCGTGTCCGAACGCGATGAAGAAGATCGGGTGGCCGGGCGTGAAGTCGCCGTCGGGCAGCGACGCCCAGGTCACGCCGTCCGTGCTGCGCAGGAACGCCTGCTGCTCGTAGCCGAGCCACACGTTGTTGACCGCGACGAGCGTGCCCTCGGGGCTGCGCGCAACCGGTCCGATGTCATCGGGCGCGTCGATCGGCGTCGTCGTCCACGTGATCCCATCGGCACTGCTGTAGCGGCTGCCGAAGCCCCAGAACCAGAACTCGTCGCCGGTCCACACGCCCGAGGAGGCGATGCGGCTGTCGGTGATCGTGTGCGCCGTCCAGCTCGAGCCGCCGTCGTCGGAGCGACACGCGTGGCCGTCGCCGTCGACCATCACGATCACACCGTTGCCAGCGATGATGTCACCGTAGGCACCCGGACCCTCGCCGAGGCAGTCGCTCGGCATGGACCGCGGCCGCCACCAGCTGTCGCCGCCGTCGGAGCTGATCAGCGTGTCGACGCTGGTGTCGCCGCTGGCGTAGGCGACGAAGCGTCCGCCATCGACGTCGGCGAAGCCGAAGCGACGGACGCTCCAGATCGTCACGCCGTCGTCGCCGTGGAAATCGGCCTCCTGCGACGCCGTCCACGTGATGCCATCGAGCGAGGTCTGCGGCGTGCGCGAGGCCACCACGAAGCGCCCGCCGCCGTAGCGCAGGCCTCCGAACGTGTCGCCATCGAGGGTGGTCTGCCAGTCGAAGCCGTTGGTGCTCGTCGCGACCGCGCCCGGCCATCCCCAGCCCCAGGTCGCGACGAAGCGTCCAGCGCCGTGCTCGACGCCCTTGCTGAAGCCGGGGCTGTGCCCGCAATCGCAGGCCTCCTCGCTGCAGCTGCCGTCGAACCACCGCTGCGTGCACGTCGAGCCCGAACCGCTGCAGTCGACCGGCGTCGTCGAGCCACACAGGTGCGCGTCACCCTCGACGTCCCACGAGCGCTCGCCGATCCACGTCAGACCGTCGTCGCACGAGACGGTCGTGCGACCGACCATGCCCTGCGCGACGAACATCGGCACGCCCAGATCCGCACCGCCGCTGCTGCTGGCCCCGTCGTCGCCGGTCGTGTCACCGATCGTCGCGCCGTTGGTGTCGCCCGCTTCGGTGGTCGCACTGCCCGTGCCCGCGCTACCGGACACGGTGGTCGAGCCGCCGCTCGTACCGGTGGCGTCGCTCGACGTGGGTGACGCCGGTGCCGCATCGCGGTCGGGGCCCGCACAGGCCAGCGCGACCGCGCCGAGGACGAAGGACGAGCTGCGTCGCATGGCCGGTGGTAACGCGAACCGGCGGCTTGTCTCACCGACGCGCGTGGGTCGGCGTGCTCGAGCGCGACACCGGCCGGCGACGCTGCAGGACCGCAAGCCACACCCCCGCGCCGACGATCGCCACCGCGCCGGTGCACAGCAGCCCGACTCCGCCCCAGTACTGCGCCCGCGCGCCCCGGACCCCGCGCTCGAACGCGTCGACACCGGACTCGCGCTCGGCCGCGCGCTGCCGTGCGAACGCAGTCGCGAGCAGCACCGCACCGATCGGGGCCACCACCGCCCCGGCCGCGAGCACGCCGATCGCCGCGCCTCGCCCCCGCGGCGGCGCTCGATCGAGGACCGTTGCCGATGCGGGCGTCACCTCGACGCGGGGCGACGGCACCGCCGGCGGTGGCGGCTCGGGCGTCGCCGACACGCAGCGCTCGAGGTTGACGCGGGTGTCCTGCGCCGCGGACTCGGACGGACCGGTCTGCAGATAGGCGGTGAAGCGCTCGCGCGCGCGCTCGCAGTCGCCCTGCAAGCGCGAGAGCTGGCCGAGCGCGTAGAGCAGGATCGGCACCGACTGCTGCGCGTAGGCCCGCTCGAGCTCGGCCTGGGCGGTCGGGTAGTCATCGCGCAGCCACGCTGCCATGCCGGCGGCAAAGTGATCGCGCGCCGCAGCGTCGGTGATCTCGGGCGGCACCTCGATGGGCCCGGCGGCGGGGGCCGCGAGTGCCAGCGAGAGCAGCGTGCTGAGCAGGCGCGTCATCTCCGGGAACTCGACGGATCATCGCAGACCCTTCGCGCGTTGCGGAGGCGGGCTCGCGGGCACCGCTACTCGCCACGCGGGAGCAGACCGTCGACGCCACGCACCGGACGCGCCACGACGGGCGCGGGCGCAGGCTCGCGCGCGGCGGCGGTGGTGGTGGTGGCCCGTCGCGCACGCTCGTTGCGACGTGCACGGGTCGGCGCCGGCGGGTCGTCGGGTGCGACGATCGTCGGCACCTCGGCTGCGACGTCGGAGCTCGCGGTCGAGGACGGCGGGCGCTCCGGTGTCGGATCGCCCGCCGGTGCCACGGGCGTGCGTGCGTCGGCGGTGGGCGCCTCGCTCGGCGGCGGCGCCTCGGTGCGAGCGCTCGCCGTCTGGGCAAGCGACGGCACCTCGGCGGGCATCGGCGGCGCGAGCTCGGGCGGCGAGGCGGCCGCGGATGTCGTCGTGCGCGACGACGAGGCCGCGACGCCGGCGGCCCCGACCGCAGCCCCGGCTGCGAGCGCGAGCACCAGACTCAGTCGACGGCGACGCACCGGTGCGACGGCCCCGGGCACCACCAACGTCGACGCGCGCGGCCCCTCGAACTCGTGGCTCGGATCGACGCAGGGGTACTCGCGCTGACCGCAGAGCTCGATGAGGTGGCGGCCCAGTGCGGCTGACGACGGCATCACGGCGTGGGCCTGCGCGAAGGCCTCGAGGTCGTCGTGCAGCGCCATCGCGTCCTGGTAGCGGGCCTGCACGTCGCGCTGCAGCGCGCGCGCGAGGATCGACGCCAACGCAGCCGGCAGCTCGGGCGCGTGGTCGAGGGCCGACGGCGCGTCGAGGCTGGTGATCTGATTCATGATCGCGAACTCGTTGTCGCCGCGGAACAATCGTCGCCCGGTGCTCAGCTCCCACAGCACCACGCCGAGCGCGAAGATGTCGCTGCGTCGGTCGACCTGCGCGCCGACGCACTGCTCGGGCGACATGTACGCGACCTTGCCCTTGCGCGCGGGGCCCAGGGTGATCGAGGTGCGGCTCGTCGCCTTCGCGATGCCGAAGTCGAGCAGCTTCACCCCACCCTCGTAGGTGATGAACACGTTGCCCGGTGACAGGTCGCGGTGGACGATGCCGAGTGGACGGCCGTCGACGCCGCAACGCTCGTGGGCGCAGTGCAGGCCGGCGGCCACACCGAGGCCGATCGTGACCACGTGCGGGAGCGCGATGCGTTCGTCGCGGGCGACCGCGGCGTTGAGCAGGCGCCCCAACGACTCGCCGTGCAGGTACTCCATGACCATGAAGCAGCTGCCGGCGTCTTCGACCAGGTCGTAGGTGCGCACGACGTTGGGGTGATCGAGCGCCGCCGCGAGGCGGGCCTCGTTGAGGAACATCGACACGAACTCGGGATCGCCGGCGTACTCGGGGCGCACGCGCTTGATCGCGACCAGCTTCTCGACCCCGCGCGCACCTGCGGCACGCGCCAGCAACAGCTCGCCCATGCCGCCGGTCGCGATGCGCCGCAGCATGGTGTAGCGGGTGTAGCGACCGTACGAGCCGCTCGCCAGCGGCGGCGGCGTGAAGGAGTCCGTGCTCGCCCCCAGGCCCGCCATCGGGATACCCAGCATAGCCCAGATCCGCGCGCGCAGCCGAGCCGAGGCCACCTCCACGGCCGCGCGAGCCGAGGCGGTGCGCGACCTCGCGAGCCAAGGCGGTGCCCCACCGACATGCTTGCGAGCGACGCGCCCGTGGTCCACAACAGGGACCGCATGCGATCCGACCCCGAGCTGCTCGAGGCGTGGGCGCGGGGGGAGCAGGACGCCGCCTCCGAGCTGGTGGGTCGCTACTACCGCTCGGTCTTTCGCTTCTTCGATCTGCGCGTGGGTTGGCTCGCGGAGGACCTCACCCAGCGCACGTTCCTCGCCTGCGTGGAGAGCCGCGGCCGTCTGCGCCAGGCCGAGAGCTTCCGTCCGTTCCTGTTTGCGATTGCCCGCAGCCTGCTGCTCAATCAGATCCGCACGCGCACCGTCGAGGCCAACGTCTTCGAGACCGGCGACATCAGCGGCGCCGTGGATCCCGGACCGAGCGCGAGTCGCTTGGTCGCGCGGTACGAAGAACAGACCCTGCTGCTGCGCGCGCTGCAGACGCTCGACGTCGACACCCAGCTGCTGGTCGTGCTGTTCCACTGGGAGGGCCTGCGCACCACCGAGATCTCGGAGGTGCTCGGAATCGGCGTGAGCACGCTGACGACCCGACTGTCGCGCGCACGCCAGGCGCTGCGTGACAGCATCGCGGCGATGCCCGCGGTGCCCGAGCATCGTGCCTCGCTGCTGGCCGACCTCGAGCAGTGGCTCGCCTCGGTGTCGGCGCTCGACATCGGCTGACGCGCGACGACGGCAGTGGGCGGCATGTGGGTGCGGCGGACCGTCCACCCGCCACCAGGGCCCAACAGGGCCCAACAGGGCCCAACAGGGCCCAACAGGGCCCAACAGGGCCCAACAGGGCCAAGACCCGTGAGGCCACACCGTTTCGGAATGCGTGCACGCTCTGGTACACCTTGCTGCGATGACGCCCTCGTCTGCCCCGTGCTCGCGGTCCTGCGTGCAGCTGTGTCTCTCACGCGTCGGCCCGTGCGTGGCCGCGACGCTGCTCGCCTGCAGCTCCGGTCCCGCACCCGGCGAAAGCGAGACGTCGTCGTCCGGGTCGACCACCATGGTCGACCCCACCTCGTCGGGCGGCTCGTCGGGCGGCTCGTCGGGCGCCACGTCCACCGGTAGTGACAGCGGCGGCGTCGATTCGAGCAGCGACGGTGGCCCGCCACCCGACCCCGTCACGTTGATGCTGATCGACGAGGTGATCTTCTACGACGGCTACGCCGCGACCGTGGACGAGCCGGTGCCCGAGGGCATCGTCCGCCACACCAACGCGCTGGTGGCCACGCGCCTCTCGGACGAGGACCGCGCGGCCCTGCAGCAGACCCTCATGCTCGGGGTCGTGGTGGGGGCCCGCTGCGACAACTACGACCGCATCGGCACCGTGCACCTCGCCTTGGTGCCCAAGGGCGCCGAGAGCTACGTGCCCGCCGAGGTCGACCGCATCGAGGTCGCTCGCTTCATCACACCGTTCATGGACATGAACGTCTCGCCGATGACGGTGCCCTATGAGTTCGAGGTCGACAGCCTGCTGTCGGTGCTGAAGGACGACGCGCTGTGGCAGAGCTACGATCCATGGTTCGAGCTCGGGGTCTTCGGCGTACCCTATGCCGCCAACGACGAGATCGCGGGCTGCGCGGGCCGCAACGACACGCAGTCGGGCTCGCTGCTGCTCTACAGCGACAGCGCCCACGAGTCGCCGCGCTTCGACGTCATGCTGCCGCTGGCGATCGAGCAGCCGTTCAACAACTACGCCGAGGGTGCCAGTGATGCGATCGGGACCACGCGCAAGACCCTCGAGTTCGAGCTGCCCGGTGACAGCGAGCAGACCCAGCTCGTCCTCATCACCTCGAACCACGGCGCCAACGCGGGCGGCGAAGAGTACGTTCGTCGCGATCACTACGTGTACGTCGACGAGATGCTCGCGGCGCACTACAAGCCCGGTCGCACCACGTGCGAGCCGTTTCGCAAGTACAACACCCAGGCCAACGGCATCTACGGCCCGAGCCCGATGTCCGACGAGGCCTGGCAGTCGTTCAGCAACTGGTGCCCCGGCGACGTCATCGACATCCGCATCGTCGAGCTCGGCGCGCTGCCGTCGGGCCCGCACACGTTCGTGATCGATGTGCCCGACGCGGTCTTCACCGGCGGGCAAGGCGACTTCCCGCTCTCGCTCTACGTGCAGGCCCGCACCGGCCCGTAGAACGTCGATTCCACGGCATCGGGCGCTGGAACACGTGGCGGCCGCCGCGGCCCCCTAGCTCACGGGGCAGTTGGCCCGTGGGGTGTCGGATTGGGCGATTTTCGCCGTATCCTGCCGCCACACGAGAGACCCTCGAGGAGCACCATGACGATCCGACTCGGCGACATTGCCCCAGACTTCACCGCAGAATCCACCGCAGGCACGATCCACTTCCACGAGTGGCTCGGTTCGAGCTGGGGCGTGCTGTTCTCGCACCCCAAGGACTTCACGCCGGTGTGCACCACCGAGCTCGGCGCGGTCGCGAAGCGCAAGCCCGAGTTCGACAAGCGCAACGTCAAGGTGCTGGGCCTGTCGGTCGACTCGGTCGACGACCACCAGCGCTGGGTCGGCGACATCGAGGAGACCCAGGGCGTGGGCTTGAACTTCCCGCTGCTCGGCGACCCCGATCGCAAGATCTCGAACCTCTACGACATGATCCATCCCAACGCCAACGACACCCTCACGGTGCGTTCGGTGTACGTGATCGGGCCCGACAAGAAGGTCAAGCTGATCATCACCTACCCGGCCAGCACCGGCCGCAACTTCGACGAGATCCTGCGCGTGATCGACTCGCTGCAGCTCACCGCGAAGCACGCCGTGGCGACGCCGGTGAACTGGCAGCAGGGCGAAGATGTGATCATCGTGCCGAGCGTGTCCGACGAGGACGCGAAGTCGAAGTTCCCGGGCGGCTGGAAGACCATCAAGCCGTACCTGCGCGTCGTGCCGCAGCCGAAGTGATCAGCCCTCGGCCGCGAGCTTGCGCAGGCGATCCTTCACCCGCTCGAAGCGCTTGCGCAGCATCGCCGAGGTCTTGGTGACCTCGGCCTCGGGCGCCCCGGGTGTCTCCGAGAGGAACACCCGGGCGATGTCCGTCCACGACAGCTTTCGATCGATGCGCAGGATCAGCAGCGTGCGATCGTCGGGCTCGAGCTGCTCGCGCAGCGCCTCGGCGCGCGAGGCTGGATCGGCGCCGCGATTGAGCATGGCGGTGGTGCGGATGTGCACCGCGAGCTCCATGAACTCCTGCGATCCCGTGATCGCGACCTTTGGTCGACGTCGCTCGGGATCGCGGGTCAGTCGCGAGAGCGCGTGTCGAGCGACGGTATACGACCAGGTGCGGAAGCTCGAGGCCCATCGGAAGCGCGGCAGTCCCTTCCAGACGTCCTCGCAGTACAGCGAGAACGCATCGGCGGCGTCGACCTCGTTCTTGGTCATCGCCACCAGGTAGCCCATCACCTCGGGGCCGAAGCCCTTGAGCGCGAGCGTCACCGCCTCGCCGAAACGCTCCTGGTCGCACGCGCGACGGATGTCGTCCTCCAGCCGTGCCCGCGCGTCGGTTTCCATTGCGGTCGTGATCTTCGCCCAAGCCGGGCCGAACCGCGAGGGCACCCGCGAAAGCCGACGCACCGGTGGTACGATGCCGGCACGCATGAAGAGCACGGCCGAGCTGGTGCGGGTCAAGCAGGCGATGGCGTGGATCGAGGAGCAGCGCGCGATCCACATCAAGGCCGCACTGCCCAAGGGCGAACCGGTCGAGCTGACCGCCGCCGAGGCGCGCCGCTTCGCCGAGCGGCTTGCAAAGCTCGCCGACGTGCTCGACAGCCTCGACGAACCCGAGCCCTGAACCGCCGCCGGCGCGCCGCGAGCGGGCTGCGTCGGCCAGGGTCTCGCGTCCGGGGCAGCGCCATCACCGTCGGGCGCCGCCGGGCACGAGGCGCGAGCCCCACCGCGTCCGGGTGCTCGACAACCCCGCGGGGCTGGCCGTAGAGTCCGCTCCCGTGAAGCGCACCGTCGTTCCTTGGTTCAGTGCCCTGTGGCTCGTCCACGCCGTCGCCTGCACGCAGACCACCCCCGAGGCCCCCGCGAAGACAGAGGTCAAGGCGGAGACCAAGGCGCCCGAGACCGCGACGCCCGAGGCCAAGACCGACAAGCCCAAGCCGCGCGGCAAGCAGGTGCCGCCGCCCGAGGACGTCGCTGCGCCGCCGGCCGATGCCCAGCGCACCGACAGCGGCATCGCCTACCGCGTGATCACGCCGGGCACCGGCCCGAGCCCGAAGCTGAACGACTCGGTGAAGATCGAGTACACCGGCTGGACCACCGACGGCACCACCGTCGAGCTCGCCGAGGAGGGCAAGCCGCGCACGGTCGCGGTCGCGAAGGCGCTGCCGGGCTGGACCGAGGCGTTGCAGCTCATGCACCAGGGCGAGACCGCGCGACTGTGGATCCCCGAGGCGCTGGCCTACAAGGGCGCCAAGGGCCGTCCCGCCGGCACCATCGTCTATGACATGAAGGTGGTCGAGGTCTTGGCCGCACCCGAGGTGCCCGCCGACGTCGCCGCGCCGCCGGCCGACGCGAAGAAGACCGCAGAGGGCGTCGCGTACAAGCAGCTCGCGCCCGGCACCGGCAACGAGCACCCGCGCGAGTGGGACAAGGTCACCGTCCACTACTCGGGCTGGACGACCGACGGCAAGATGTTCGACAGCTCGGTGACCCGCGGCAAGCCGGCCTCGTTCAACCTCAAGCAGGTGATTCCGGGCTGGACCAAGGGCATCCCGATGATGGTCGCCGGCGAGAAGATGCGCTTCTGGATCCCCAAGGAGCTCGCGTACGACGGCAAGCCCGGCAAGCCCGCCGGCATGCTGGTGTTCGACGTCGAGCTGCAGAGCATCGAGAAGCTGCCCGAGCCGCCGCCACCGCCCGAGACCCCCAAGGACGTGGCAGCGCCGCCGACCGACGCACAGAAGACCGCCAGCGGACTCGCGTACAAGGTCCTCAAGAAGGGCACCGGCACCGATCACCCGACCGCGGCCAGCAACGTCAAGGTCCACTACTCGGGCTGGACCACCGACGGCAAGATGTTCGACAGCTCGGTCACCCGCAACAGCCCCGCGCAGTTCCCACTGGGCAACGTGATCAAGGGCTGGACCGAGGGTCTGCAGCTGATGGTGGTCGGCGAGAAGACGCGCTTCTGGATCCCCGAAGCGCTGGCCTACCAAGGCAAGCCGGGCAAGCCCGCCGGCATGCTGGTGTTCGACGTCGAGCTGCTCGAGTTCAAGTGATCGCGCCCGCGTCGGCGTCGTCAACCGCCGACCGGGACGTCGCCGGCCGAGCTGGGTAGCTCGCCGGGGTCGTTCCCGATGTCGTCGACGGTGCCGTAGCCGAGCTGGCCCGCAGCGGCCTCGCCCCAGCAGCGCACGCGTCCGCCGTCGAGCCGGGCGCAGGTGTGGTCGCCGCCCGCGACGATGTCGAGGACCTGCGCGGTCGGATCGTCGTCGACCACGACCGAGGGGATCAGCGCCGGCAGGTCGCCGGCGGCGTCACCGAGGTTGTCGGTGGCGCCCTGCCCGAGCTTGCCCGCCGCGCCCTGCCCCCAGCAGCGCACGTCGCCACCATCGAGCAACGCGCAGGTATGCGCGCGGCCGGCCGAGATGCGAAGCACCGCAGCACCGCCGACGTCGAGGGTGGACGACATGAGATCTTCGTTGTCACCGAGGTCCTGCGTGTCGCCGTAGCCCAGGCGTCCGTCGCCGCCGTTGCCCCAACAGACGGCCGCGCCGGTGTCGAGGATGACGCAGGTGTGCTGCGAGCCGGCGCTGATGTCGATCGCGGGCGAAGGCAGTGAGACCTTGGTCGAGGCGCTCGCGGGCTCGTCGTCGCCGATGTCGGGGTTGTTGGTTTGGTTGCCGAGGATGCCCTGTGCAGCGTCGCCCCAGCAGTAGACATCACCGCTGACGGCCTCGATCACGCAGGTGTGACCGGCTCCGGCGGCCACCCGCGCCGCGACCCGTCCGAGCGGCACCGGCCCCTGCTCCATCGGGGTGTTGGTCAGCCCCACGGGGTCGGTTGCGGAATAGCCGAGCTTGCCCGCGTTGCCGTCGCCCCAGCAGTACACCGCGCCGTCGTCGATGACGGCGCACGCGTGCGACCCTCCGACCGACACATCGATCACGTTCGCGGGCAGCGGCACAGCCCCCGCGCGAACCGGCGACTCGGAGTCGCCGATGTCCTGCATCACGCTCGGCCCCAGGCCCAGTCGACCGAGCTCGTAGAAGCCCCAGCAGTACACCTGGCCGTTGCGGCGGAGCGCGCACGAGAACGCGGAGCCCAGATCGACCGCCACCGCAGCGCCACCGATGTCGACGTCCGTCACCGTCGCAGGCAGCTCGTTGTCGCCGATGTTCGCGGTGTCGGCGTGGCCGGTCTTGCCGTGGTCGCCGTTCCCCCAGCAACGCAGGCGACCGTCGTGGGTCATGCCGCAGGTGTGATCGTGACCGAGCGCGAGCGCGGCGATGCCGGGTGACACGGTGCAGTCGGCCTCGCAACCCTGGTCGGGCCCGTCGTCGGGCGGGTCGCACTGCTCGCTGCCCTCGAGCGTACCGTTGCCACACACCGTCACGCAGGTGCCGTCGACACACCCGAGGTCTGCTTGGCACATGCCGTCGTTGCAGGCGCAGCCGAGGGTCCCGGGTTCGCACGGACCCTCGCCGGCGCTGCTGCTGCCGTCGCTGTCACCGGTGCCGACCGTGCCGTTGGTCGCGGTCGCTGAGCTCGTGCTCGCCGTGGTGGTCGGCTGCAGGGTCGCGTCACCGCTGCCGCTCTCACTGCTGCTGGCGCTCGCGACCCCGGAGCCGCCGTGTCCGCTGCTGTCGAACTGGCACGCCAATGCGCATGCCCACAGCGACGGCCACACCCACGGGTTCGATGCTCGAGTGCTACGCGTGGTGCCCCGCATTCGTCCCGACCGTCGCCCCAGGATAACAGCCCCCGAGGAGCCTTTGGGGGCCGCAATCCGAGGTTGCACTTTCGCGCGCGCATGCATGCGCCTATCTTGCGCGACCGACGAGGCCGCGATGTCCGAGCAAGAAACCACCACGACGGTGCGCGACGACGATCTC encodes the following:
- a CDS encoding sigma-70 family RNA polymerase sigma factor → METDARARLEDDIRRACDQERFGEAVTLALKGFGPEVMGYLVAMTKNEVDAADAFSLYCEDVWKGLPRFRWASSFRTWSYTVARHALSRLTRDPERRRPKVAITGSQEFMELAVHIRTTAMLNRGADPASRAEALREQLEPDDRTLLILRIDRKLSWTDIARVFLSETPGAPEAEVTKTSAMLRKRFERVKDRLRKLAAEG
- a CDS encoding FKBP-type peptidyl-prolyl cis-trans isomerase — protein: MPPPEDVAAPPADAQRTDSGIAYRVITPGTGPSPKLNDSVKIEYTGWTTDGTTVELAEEGKPRTVAVAKALPGWTEALQLMHQGETARLWIPEALAYKGAKGRPAGTIVYDMKVVEVLAAPEVPADVAAPPADAKKTAEGVAYKQLAPGTGNEHPREWDKVTVHYSGWTTDGKMFDSSVTRGKPASFNLKQVIPGWTKGIPMMVAGEKMRFWIPKELAYDGKPGKPAGMLVFDVELQSIEKLPEPPPPPETPKDVAAPPTDAQKTASGLAYKVLKKGTGTDHPTAASNVKVHYSGWTTDGKMFDSSVTRNSPAQFPLGNVIKGWTEGLQLMVVGEKTRFWIPEALAYQGKPGKPAGMLVFDVELLEFK